Proteins encoded together in one Gammaproteobacteria bacterium window:
- a CDS encoding adenylate/guanylate cyclase domain-containing protein, protein MYPRLHWQDESGKARSIAVRDRVYLGRSCRGVPTTKRVLVTDPNISRDHAVVTWSGDTLTVRDTSRNGTRLNGVRITPGVEQTLKDHDVITIGRQAFTVRLTPHATAAPTDEGAETHTLAIDEVVTHLVADVRGFSTLSQAWRPARVCALVTRLFDTLSPLVHQHHGTIKDYAGDAIFAYWEHGPTPRAESALNACRAARAQQAACAALALDAAAKGDRDLARVRIGWGIATGTVTLSHYGLRQDNVAVVGDATNLAFRLSGLARKDVPAAVVLCHTTAQLIGHELPLTDLGEVGTKGRAGTERVFGLNGG, encoded by the coding sequence ATGTACCCCCGACTGCACTGGCAGGACGAGAGCGGCAAGGCCCGCTCCATTGCCGTGCGGGACCGGGTGTACCTTGGTCGGAGCTGCCGCGGCGTGCCTACCACCAAGCGGGTGTTGGTCACCGATCCCAATATCTCCCGCGATCACGCCGTCGTCACCTGGAGCGGTGACACGCTCACCGTGCGGGACACCAGTCGCAACGGCACGCGCCTGAACGGCGTGCGCATCACCCCCGGCGTGGAACAAACGCTAAAGGATCACGACGTCATCACCATCGGCAGGCAGGCCTTTACCGTCAGGCTCACCCCCCACGCCACGGCGGCCCCCACCGACGAGGGGGCCGAAACCCACACCCTGGCCATCGACGAAGTGGTCACCCATCTCGTGGCCGACGTGCGCGGTTTCTCCACCCTGTCCCAGGCCTGGCGTCCCGCCCGGGTCTGCGCCCTGGTCACCCGCCTCTTCGACACCTTGAGCCCCCTCGTCCACCAGCATCACGGCACCATCAAAGACTACGCCGGCGATGCCATCTTCGCCTATTGGGAACACGGCCCCACCCCCCGGGCCGAATCCGCCCTGAACGCCTGTCGCGCCGCCCGGGCCCAACAAGCCGCCTGCGCCGCACTGGCACTCGACGCCGCGGCGAAAGGCGACCGGGATCTGGCCCGGGTGCGCATTGGCTGGGGCATCGCCACCGGCACCGTCACCTTGTCCCACTACGGCCTGCGGCAAGACAACGTCGCCGTGGTGGGGGATGCCACCAATCTGGCCTTCAGGCTTTCCGGCCTGGCCCGCAAAGACGTTCCCGCGGCGGTGGTACTTTGCCACACGACCGCGCAGCTGATCGGCCATGAGCTGCCGCTGACAGATTTGGGGGAAGTGGGCACCAAGGGCAGGGCGGGCACAGAGCGGGTGTTTGGGCTCAATGGCGGATAA
- a CDS encoding Crp/Fnr family transcriptional regulator, producing MTSTNTNVFEQVALFQDLGPAEWDRLTARAQLRSYPKNAILVTEGDETDSLFIIKSGRVKIYLSDEEGREMILNIQGPGDYFGEVALLDGAPRSSSAMALENCELYVIKKREFEQFLLHHPEVALQVIKGLTQRLRTLTDNVRNIALKDVYGRIVAVLNKMAEEDKGLRVIRQRLTHKDIAAMVGSSREMVSRIFKELSNGGYLASDKHGIIIKKKLPARW from the coding sequence ATGACGTCAACCAACACCAACGTATTCGAACAAGTCGCGCTGTTTCAGGACTTGGGCCCCGCCGAGTGGGACCGGCTCACCGCCCGGGCCCAGCTGCGCAGCTATCCGAAAAACGCCATCTTGGTGACCGAGGGCGACGAGACCGATTCCTTGTTCATCATAAAATCGGGGCGGGTCAAGATATACCTCAGCGACGAAGAGGGCCGTGAGATGATTCTCAACATCCAGGGCCCCGGCGATTATTTCGGCGAAGTGGCCTTGCTGGACGGTGCGCCCCGCTCCTCCTCCGCCATGGCCCTGGAAAACTGCGAACTCTATGTCATCAAAAAACGCGAGTTCGAGCAGTTTTTGCTGCACCACCCCGAGGTGGCCCTGCAGGTTATCAAGGGGCTGACCCAGCGGCTGCGCACGCTCACGGACAATGTCCGCAACATTGCCTTGAAGGATGTCTACGGGCGCATTGTCGCCGTGCTCAACAAGATGGCGGAAGAGGACAAAGGCCTGCGGGTGATCAGGCAGCGGCTGACCCACAAAGACATCGCCGCCATGGTGGGCTCATCGCGGGAAATGGTCAGCCGCATCTTCAAGGAACTGAGCAACGGCGGCTATCTGGCCAGCGACAAGCACGGCATCATCATCAAAAAGAAACTGCCCGCCCGCTGGTAG